TCTAGGATCTTGATGTTCCGGTGGCTCTGTGCCGGGCTGATGCCGAATGGAAACTTGCTGCTCTCCTTGGTGGCCTCTGCACTCTTAGCTCCCTCTTCGGTCAACGTGCTAGACCGAGTGGACAACATGTCATCCATTGTGGCTGTGATTCGTTTCTCTGGAGGGCCATCAGGTGGGGGGCCCTCCTGTTCTGTCGTCCCTGGCGTACCCTCTGGTGCTGTGACATGTTTCCGGGTGACTGGAGGGCAGGGCACATGAGGCCTGTTCGGCAGCAGCTCTGTCTTGCTCTCAAAGTGGGTTTGGATATGCTCAGTGGTGTCCCCCCCACCAATCCGCCAGTGCAGCAGGCCACTGTCAAACTCCTGCACGCGCCCGAGCTTATCTGAGCAGTCCACCACAAACGGGTCATTCTTCTGCACGATCTTTACTGGAAGCTTGTCGAACTTACTAATAAGTTTCTCCTCACTACTCTCTGTGGCTGCCTTGTCCTTGCCCGAAAAGGCCATCTCCTCGTCATTTTCCactacttcttcctcttcttcctcctctagTTTAGGACCTAAAAggtcttcttcctcctccccctccatgGGGGCTGGACTACACGCCTTGCTGAATCTCCCAGGGTCCAGTAGTGttctctgtcctgggtcacccaCCTCATACTCCTTTAAAATGCCAAAGATCTCGATCAGGCAACGTCGGAAATATTCCACAAGGAGCTCTAACAAACCTGGgagctaaaagagaaaaacaggaaataaatggagaaaagggagctAAAGGAGAGAATCCTTGATCTTAGAGGTCTCCCACGGTCTGCTACCTAATCTCCCCACTCCCTTTGTAGGCCAGACACCTAGATTTCCTGGAAGAGACAGAGTTGCTCCTTTCCCAAAGGCTCACCACAAAGCAAGTCACTCAATCTCTCCTATGCCCAACACacacttcttccttctccttagCCTACCTTCCTATAAGAGAAGTGTGTCCGTTCTGCCAGAGGTAGGACACATTGACCAACAGCTCTGTACCTCACCATCTCTTGGACTCCTCGTTCCCCACCAATCCCTGCTTTTCTTCACCAGGCCCAGGTCCCTTCCTGCTCGTCATTGCTACTGTCCCTCAGGACACTCTACATTCCACTGCCAAGCACAGCCCAACGCTAAGCATGGTGGAATGACCCCTTCAACATGAGCTGAGAGAGGAAGTGTGGACAGATGTTCACCTGCTCTCTTCTCCAAGCTCCTCAACAACATTCCAGGAGCCTGGACCTCCATGAATCAATCATATAATATAATGAGTGGGATGAGGCTTCAGTCCTCCAAACATTGGTCAAAGCTGGTGCTAGTAGACCTAAATTTCAACTTGGATCTGTAAAGGCCATTTACCTCTAGAAGAAACTGTTAATCTCCAGTCAGATTAGTTTTCGGCTGAAGAGTAcaacagaatggaaaaaataagggCTTCAGAATAAGAAAGATCTAGGTTTGCATTCTGGCTTTTCTAGGAACTACCCATGTGATTTAAACTCTCTAACCTGTGCTGCTTCTATCTATCCATTGAACACGATGGAAATTCCTTTAATTGACACAGTTGTTCTGAGGTCTAAATGAAATATACCAAAAGCCTGGCATAAAGAAATTGCTCAATCACTATCTATTCCCTTTCCTTCTCGtgggggagtggtggtggtggtggtggtggtggtggtgtgtatGTGGCGATTTTATGTAATGGACATGAAgtcaggctttggaatcagaaagactGCTGACAGCTGTGTGAATCTGGGCAAAGATAAGACTCAGCCTATTTACTCATCTCTAGGAGGCCACAGGTGCCTCTGAAAGCTGCTGCAAGGGtgacatgaaagaaaatataaaggaccTGGCACACAGTGACGGCACCAGAAATGGTTAACTATTAATAACAAAGCCCTCTAGCCAGCCAGCTCCTTGATAGATGGGTTGAAAGATACTAAGGATCAAAAGAAAGAGTGGGATGCGGGAGCAGAAACTCTTCCCAGCTGTTGGGAAGACTCAAGGTGCATGTCCTGTGGAAAGAGAATCTTCTGGAGACTCACCTCTGCAAGAACATAATtaaaataccaccaccaccaccaccacccacaagcagacttctctccatttctccttcTATACCTTAGGAAAAGGGGATCAGTAAAGATCTCCTATATTCATAGTGGATAAAGTGAGGCGGGGGAAAAAGAAACTGCCATGCTCACTAATAAAGACAGCAGGTTTTTCTTGGTAGTCTTGAAAATTGGTCTCCTCACTCACATCAACAGAATCTCCATTTCTTACCAATACCAAAAAAAAGTTTCTCCCAAATTCCCTTTGAAGTCAATCCTGATACCTTACACAAATTATTATTGTTCTCAGTGTTCTGGGCCCATGGCCAGTGGCAAAGTACTGGCATAGAATCAAAGCACTGGCATGGAAGATACCAGGGAGTGAGCGAGAGAGGGGAGACCATGTTAACTAGGGATGGCTTAATTCCCTGTGTCACTTAGCACTGTCTACTTCGAGAAGATCCCAGGCCCTCCCATTCTTCCAATCTTTCCCAGGCACCTATACTCACCTGACTGAGGTTGAAGGTCATGATGCTGTTGTCATCATACAGCAGGATGTTAATGGTGTCTAATGCCCATGTGCTCTCTGCCAGCAGCCCAGACTTGAGGGACATCATTACCCGCCATGCCTCCGGGGTTCCTGAAATAAACCTCCATGTCGCCCATCTACCAAGCCCAAGTTGGCCGGATGCTCCCCCAGTGGCCCATCAGTCAGGCTACTCTGAAGATAACACACGGTGGGAGGCAGTTCCTATCTAGGAGAGGACACGCATCTGCTTCTAGGCTCCCTTAGGACATCACTGCATGGCGCTCGCTTTTGGTAAAGCCTGAAatcagttgttttccttatcCAAAGTTCTTTGGCTCTATTTTAGACAACACTGGACCGGATTTTTTATCCCATCCAGAATATCAGGATGGAGACAGAAAAATGGACAAGACTTTAAGGGGCAGATGAAGCAACCTGATCAGGGAGATCTCCTTACCGATGTCTTTCATTGTGAGCCGCCTCCTTTGCTTCAACACAGGCTGTGTTGCTTCCACAGAGCCAGGTGGGAAGGTGATGTCCCGCCGAATCATGGGTGGCTGCACGGGGGCAGGTGCTATGTGCGAGGCAGGTACTGGGGGGCCTGCCTTTTGCATCTTCATCCCAGAGTGTAGGAATGGAGACTTGCTAGGAGAGGTGCGGTTCTCCATTGGCCGGGGCAAGGGAGCGGGGCTGGATACCTGAGGAATGTGATTCTGCATGCTTGGCGGGGGCTGGTAGTTGGATGGAGGGGGCCTTGTCATGGGGGGCACGGGGGCAGAGGGACCATATGGGGGCTGACGTGTACCATGGGAAGGCCACGGGCCTTCATGGTTGGCCCTCTGATCCGTATGCAGCATTTCATCTGTTCGGTTCACACCATGAtaggcagggccctggggggcagAGCCAGTGCTCTGCCTGTTGGTATAATTGTAGGTCATGTCATTACGCCCCTGCCACATGGTGCCTTGCTGAGCAACCTCAGCCGATGCTTGTATGGGGCCGCCCATCATTTGCGGTGGCATGTTCTGCTGGGCATTGGAGCCAGGGGGTGCAGAGACACGGTCTCGGCCAAACTGGAATGGAAACTGGTTCTGGGGGCCGCCTGCTGGTCGGCGCTCAGTAGCAGCGGCGGCAGTGGCAGGATAAGCGTTGCCATACTGGTTGTATACATCTTGCTGAGGGGAAGGCTGGGCAGCTTGCTGCTGGCTggcaggctggggctgggctgggggcaaCTGCTGCTGTTGcggctgcccctgccctgtgctgtATGGCACGCTGTACATCTCCCCTTCGTGCCGCTTGGCGGGAGGGCCGTATGTGCCATCCATTGGCCGTTTGTAATTCTAAGACAGGGACAAGCAGAGGGCAAGTTAATACTCTGCACGCAGGGACACAAGACCCATCACAGATGCCAAGATGGCTACACCAGACACTTGCCAGGCTTACTTCTGTGCCTCCACAAGAGGACACAGACTCCAAGGGAAGAATGGAATCACCTTTACACCTTTTGAAGTTGTTTCTGAAAGCAAGAATCATTACCTATTCCCCTCTGGTTCTCCCTTGCTCTATgtagaaaaatgtagaaaagttcaaaaatcaaaaaataaagtctgtttctAGTCCTTTTAGAGAACTAGAGAGACTGGACTGGAATCTAAACACGGATAAAATGGAGGGCTTGGCTCTTCAGCAGAACTGACTATGTGGGTGGGAGAACACCAAAGTATCTAAAGGAGGCTTCTTAAACTTTTCAACTTAATCTTCTAATGGGCTCTCAAGGGGAATCTGTGTGTCAGTGTACCCTGCTACCCACTCCCCCTcctcacctgctgctgctgctgatacATTGTGGTCTGCTGGCTGGGGAAGGGGCTGCCGGAAGGGGTGCCTTGAGTGGAGAACTGATTGCCATAGGAATCATGTCTGCAGGAGGGAGAGAATCAGAGGATCAGGGTGGGAAATGGCAAAGCCTGAGCCACAATGACACTAAAACCAGGCTTCACTTAccgttgttgctgctgctgctgttgcggGGGGTAGCGGCTGGGAGAATACATCCCCGAGTCTGGGTTGGAAGGCATGAGATTCGGCTGTGGAGCTCCAGTGCCCATGTTTCCCTCAGGTCCTATTCCAGGCTCCGTCCTAAACACAAATGGAGAAGTGGATTGAGTTCACTCTTGctgtggggtgctggggtgggacACGTGCAGGGGCCATGCTCACCTCACTCTGTCATAAGGACCTCCATAGGGATAGTGCTGTCGCGGTCCCATTGCCACATTTCCCAGCCCAGGGCCAGCAGCACGGCTGTAGGGATCTCCCATTCCGCCATTGGGGCCCTGCCCTGAGGACATGAAGGGATCACTCCCTGGAGCTGAACGCAGAAAGGAAGGCAGTGAGCGAACTTGTAAGCCAGGAGGCCTAGCAAACTATACCTTGCCTGCCCTGAACACCAGGCCCTCTTCAGGGCTCGGGTTTGATCCACTGCTTCCCCAACAGGTTCAAAAGAGATCTAAAGAGACTACAACCAGCAAAGAGCACATACTGGTTTAGGTGTGCAAGGTGAGGCCAGCGAGAGGGAGACAAGAGGTAGGGATTAAGAGTGGTGGTTAGGACTGGAAAGGCCTTATCTCAGAGAATGGCTTTACAGGAACCCTGAATCGCTCTCAACATATCCTCCCCATTTCCCTGGCCCTGTCCTCAAGGGCACAAGGCTAACAGCAACTGGTCACCTTTCCTCATGCTGCCATAAGGATCCTTATTTGGCTCGTAGGACATGCGCCCCATCATGTCAGAGGTATTCATACTGGGCTGGTACCCAGGGTTTGGAGTCATGGAATTCCGCTTCTGGAATGTGGGGTCACTTCCATCAGGAAAGGCATCCTGGATCCCAACCGAATTGCTCCTGCTCCAGAGTGAAGAAAGCCAATTAAACCCCAAATAAAGGAATTCCTCCTGTAGGCAGGGCACATGAGAGTCACTGGCTGAGCAGGCAGAGCAGGGACCACCCTGGGCTGTACAAGAACTCATGCACTTCTGCCCAGATCCTCCAAGTCACCTGCCTCTGTTCCTGGCCTTACCTCATGCCTGGCAAGGGGGGGATCTGACTGTGTGGTGTGGATGCTGGAGTTGGTGGCTTCAGGTCTCCTCCTTCTGCCATGGAACTGCTGGTTGACTGAGGTGTCTGTGGCCCCTGCATAGACCCAGATCCCGCTGTGGACAGAGATGTGGGGTGAGCTGGCAAATGTTTAACTCTCACAGAAATACACAAATGCCCTGGCATCTCTGGAAAGGATTGTTGTAAGGCTAAAGCTGGGGTTCTTGAAAGCCTAAATCACCCTTCTCAGCAAGGGATGTGTAAGGCCAGGTAATAAGAAGAGAATCTGAGGGTGGTTCTTCTttttgacatggggcttgaactcatgaccctgagatcaagacctcaaCTGAGACCAAAAGTcgaacagatgcttaactgactaagccacccaggtgctctggggaATCTGAGATTTCTATTGCTCCTTGCTACTGTTTCACATTTGGAGAATAGGAGTAGTGTGGTGATACCATCACCATGCTAGTGATTTTGTTGAGTTCCTGCCAGTTTCCCTGACTACTTTTCTTTACTTCCCCAAGGACCCCTGTCTAACCTACTAAACCCTATAATGCTGGCACACAAGTTCCCAGTAAGAGCCCCTGGAATCCTAAGTAGGAAGGCTCCATCTTGTCCCAAACCTGCAGTGTACTTGAGGAACCTAGGAGCTCCTACTCACAAGTATCTAGCATTGTATCACCACTCAGGTTCCAATGTGCCTCCAAGCTGATGAGAGCAGAACTACCAGTAATTAATGTTTCCATTAGTTACCATTCCCAGCAGCAGATATCCCACTGCTTAGGCCTCCCCAGCTGATGAGTCATCTCAGGCACTCATTACATCCTGAGGTCAATAGCAGGGCACATGTGTTTACACCCACCTTCTAGGAGCCctggccttcctccctccccatgcttgccctggccccagcctcctctcagaaaggagggtgggcagaggcacTCCCATCAGTGAGTTCCATTCataccccctctccctccttcccattcATTAGCATCTCAGCTCCCTGGGGAATTCAGGGCTCCCGTCTGAGCTGCATTCTAAGGCGCTGACATCCGTGGGCCAAAGCTCCCAGATGGCCCTGCCTCATTGCGATTTGTCAGATTTCCCCACTCCTCTGATGTCCCTCCCACTCGCTAGTTTACAAACATTTGGCAAGTCGCCAGGTgcacaatgaaaattaaaacttaaggGCTGCTGCAGACTACCTCTCAAGGGAGTCGCCACTGCCCGCTCCTAGTGTGCCAACATAGTAAGCCCTGAGGTAGTGATGGGCAAAGCACACGTCCTTGGAGTCAGGCACTGTTGAATAAGGACCCGGACCCTTGAATGCTACCTGCGAAGGGTGAGCCTTAGCGGGGTGGCTCACCAGATCCTTACCAGGAGAGGGAGGCTGGATCTTGGGCTGGGACTTCTTGGAATCAGAAGCTGCAAAGATGTCTGGGGGAGGGTCTTCTCCCCGTTCAATCTTGCACTCAAAGGCATAGAGACACTGGATGTACTGCTTTTTCAAGGAGCTGGCAGCACTGCTCGAGGTGCCCACATTGAGGTTGGTCGCAAGTTCCCGccattttttgttcttgttgacCTGTACAACCAACCAGAAGAGTCGAGGTACATCTTCCACCTGGTCTTCCTGCCAATAAGCCCCAAATCCCCACCAGGATACCAGGTACTCATGTTTTATAGAATCGCAGTTCTCAATTAACCACTAAAGTTAACCCCCCCTTGGTGCATAGTCCACAACAAACGTTAAATCCATGGCTAGCTCCCCTCTACACTCAGCAGGTTCTATCCATAAACCACCGCAACTAGCAAGCTAGCAGACAGTGcttatttgaaagagcacaaaTTTTACATCACTATTAGTGGGAGAAAACAGAATTCAGAAGGTATGATGCTTTACAAGTATAGTACTGAAAAATGCTGTGCAAATCAACATCAGATGCAAACCCCTTCAAAGGCAACAATAAAAATCAACCTTTTCCAGAGATGTGGCAATATCAGCTACCACTGCTTGACTTACTTTGTCAAACTGGAGGTTTCcacatctgggttgtttcttgGTGTGGGGCTCTTTGCCAATTTTACATTCTGTGCCACAGCTGCTCTATTTCTCAGTGACATGTAACTAACTACAAGCCCCCTTCCTATACGAGTCACTGTCCTGATTGTCCAGGAGATGCTTCAGGCCCTCTAACTTCTCTGTGCCCTCCCAGTAGCCTACACTAGTCTCTTTTCCTAAGCTTCAGGATGCTCTGACCAAGACCATTCCCAAACCCTACAATTAGATGATCTTTCTGTTCTAGCCAGGCAGGTCCtccttttccatgtatttttatgcTTATCCATCCACCTCAAAGGCTGGGGACACCAGCTTTCCAGTCTAAACCCACAAAGGAAGCTCAGTATGTTGTGATATCTACTGACCTGGTACCTGTGATACCAGAGAGAAGAGTGATAAGGAAGCAAAGAGAGGGACAACCTAGAAGGCAGGGTGGTGACCAAAGAACACTTCCCAGAGCAGGCAAATATCAGCGCTGAAGCCTGAAGGTTGGAGTTGGCGCTGGTCATGTGTATTCTAGACTCTCTCCCATCTCCATGCCACATAGGCCAGTCAATTGGAATGACCCCTTCCTCTACCTATACCCTACTAATCCTTCACAGAAGCTCAGGACTCATCATCTGCCTTCTTGGAAGCTTCACAAACTAATTTATAATGACACTCTTTCTCCTTTAAACTCGGTCTTGAGCATTCAATTACATCACAGCACCTAAAAGGATGGCATCCTTTCGCAAACTGGAAGACAGCTCAGGCTTCAGGATTCCCTCTGTATCCCATCCTAGGTTCAGTGAATCCAGAAGCCCATCCAATCAAAAGTATGCCGAACCTAACCTGGCAACCCCTCCCTTTCCCTACAGGCAGGAGAAGCCCGATTAGGAGATTTTAATACTGGGGAAAATGGCAGGAGTAAGCCCAGGGTCACCTCAGAAGCCTGCTGTGGCTCTGCTTCCCACGCCAGTTATGTGGCGATGTGCAcgtgtcttgttttgttttgttttcctttgtgggGGAGGGGAATAAAGCCTGAAGGGAGAAGGAATTCATAACTGACTGTTGGTTGGCTTCATTCCAATCACTTTCTTTTCTGCTGGTGACAGCTGTTTTCCTCTTCTGATTTAGAAGGTTTGGAATACGTCTCTCCCTGCCACGCCTCCCCCCGAGCTCAGCCACAAACTCAGATCCAACAGCAGGCTTCTGATCTGATGACTATAGAACACATATAGGAAGAAAGTTTGCAAAGCACAGCATTGCCTCAACTGTTTGCCTCCTGGGCTGAGTGTGAAGCAAAGCTATAAGGTATCAGAGCAGGGGCAAGGCTCAGGGTCATGTTCAGTTCAGAGGTTTTTAGCAAAGATTAAAGCATTCATTCACTTAAGTATGCCATATGGAGTAACTAAACACAACTTCCCCACCTACTTCATCCATCCTAAACTCTTTCTATTAAATAGCTCCTGAAATCCCATCTTCACTGGGATTGGAATGAAAGGGTCAGCAACTACTCTGGCTACATCTGTACCATATTGCAGACCAATTTACATGGCAGAAATCTCGTTGCAAgctttgcattattatttttagcttttgacaGTCTAGCAGGACACACACACTAACCCTACTTTACAAATAAGAGGAGTTAGGGCTAAGAGTGGTCATACACCTTGATTAAGGTCACATATAGTGTTAAGtggctgaagaaagaattcaaaaCCAGACCCATCTCTCCAAACCATGCCCTTGCTTACTATGCCAAACTGCCTTCTGTGGAATCAGAATGCCCACATTTTCCCCTATCTTTGTACCCCAGTGAGACCCTAGGCATTCGGTAAACTCAAAGCTAATACTTCATACTACCCAGGGAGGTCTCGGCCTCTTGTCTTTGTCTTATCTTCTGGAAGCCCTGTGCTTCCAGTCTGTCACAGTATGTGCCTCAGAGAGCAGGAGACGGTGATGTCCCTGTGGGATGCTTGGCACCAGGTGAAGCCACTGAGTACCTAGAGAGAGGCTTGTTGAAACCACAGAGGAAGCCAAGTGCTAGGCACTCACCTGAGTCAATCCACCAATCTCCTTCACAGACACATAGAGGCGATAGAGGTCCAGAGGTTTCCTACCCACAGCAGGCAGATTTGTCATGCCCATGGCCTTCTCCTCCGTGAAGGCCAGATAACGGTCCACCCACATCTTCCTCTCAGGCTCACCACCCAGCTCATACAACTTGGTGATCTTCTCATTGGTTGTAGTAGAAGAACTGGATTTCTGGAAGGGGCAGGTCAAGATTCATAGGAACCGGTCAGATTCAAAGCCTATGCTAAGGGTCTCAGAAGTCCCTTGATTAGGGCAATGGTAAAGCTTATTCTGGGGTAATCACTAACACATACCTTGCCTTTGCAAGGTCAAAAGACTAGAAGGGAGCTAGAAATTCTTCCTGTAAAGGAAGGAAGCTAACACTGCCTGTATATTATGCATTGGGTGCTGTGCTAGATGCCTTTATATGTTAGGTATTGTTATCTTCCTCTTAAAAGATAAGGAAGCAGGCACAAGGAGGCCATTCCTAAAATGTCATAGTTTTTAAGTACCAGAGCTAAGTGTCAAACCCTTATCCACCTGACAACAATGTCACTATACTACTCCCATGCTATTACTGAGGAGCCTTGGCATGCTTTTATAGACTGTTTCAGAGAACTCAAGAAACTCAAAATATGATTTTGAGAAAATGGGATGGACTAAAACGAAAAGAAACTTCCTCCTCTCAAGAAAGGAAGGGTCTCCTACCTGCCTGAAAGGCTTTGGATGTTAATTATCCTGTCCAAGACAGGAGGATGGCTAAAAGGGTCTGAGAGTCAGAGGTGAAGGTCCACAGGAGGGGCAGCTGTATATGTTTATTTCCCCTACTTTATAAGATAGGGAAAATGGGGTATGACAAAGGGCAGAAATGTCTCAAATGATTCAAACACTGAACAGGTCCCCAGACTGCCACACAACCCAACAGATAGCACACTCAGGACCATCCCACAGGGAGGCCAAGCAAGGACCCAAACCCCACCTGCCTCATCTTCCTCTTTATAGAACACAGGGCACCAACCATTCCTGCTGCTCTGAGGAAGGTCCAGGAAGAGAAGAGCAACTAGTTGCCCATGGCACATACCACCTATCAATGCATGAGGACAGGGTGCACAGTTTCACAGAGGGCAATCCAGAGAATTCTCACTGCAGGCCTCGCATTTCCTCTATCACAGACAGCTGTGAGAACATTGTGTTATTTATATCAGGACCCCTTAGGCTAACTGAAATCTAATTCAATGAGTTATTAGCCTTGGATCCTTCATGACTAGAAGAGGCAAGAGCAGCCTTTTCCAAGACGATCTAGTCCGTGTTATAAAAGGCTCGTCTAGtcacccttttttctttttccttcctatccTGGAAAGGATGGGACAGAGAGTTGAGAGGAGTCAGGATATAAATCATTACCTTGGATTTGGATTCTGTCTTGGGTGTCCCATCTGCCTTGTTGTTCATTTTGGTGGCTGGAGTTAACTTGACATCCCCAAGGCCCATCATCTCTGGGCTGGCTGCCATCcctataaaagaggaaaaaaaaaccaaaaaacaaaaaactcaagtCCGAAAGTTTGTGACATGAAGATCATTCTGGAAGAAATTCCTGAGGTAAGCAAGGATGTGGACTTACCTGCTGAATTGTTGGCCATAGTCCCACCCATAGGATACGGGGGTCCCTGAGGGTTGATCATGCCAGCCATACTATTAATCCCTTGTCCGTAGGGAGGTCCAGTTCCCATCATGCCCCCCTGATTCATATTGGGGTAGCCTGGTGGCCTGAGGAAAAAGacggaaagtgagagagagagacaagagttAGAGACACAGAGCTTTCATATTTGGACCTGAGCTAAACAGTTTGTGATCCAAGATCACTGAATGAGGCTTACAAGGAAAAACTTAACGAGTTTCCCAAAACACAACCATGTACCACCTGACCTAGATATTCCTATCTACTACCTCCCATAAAAGGTTGTAAGATGGTTCAGGCTCCAAACAGGAAACCATAGCTCAATTTTAAAGGATACAATTCTTGAAGAGGGGACACCTAATGTGTCCCTTAAGTACTGCCTCTAAGGCACCTCCAATGTCAAAAATGTATTTCCATCTAAGGGCCCTCTCTATGACAAAAAGCCTACATTAAACACTCAACTTTACCACTCTGTCATATCAAATCCCAACCAAATTGGACCCCTCAAGGCATAGCACCCAGAGGTGTGTTCTTGATGGACCTACTACAAACTCCATGCTTCCATCATTCTGAAGTGCTATCAAACCCATCACTTTACCACTGATCACCCTATTAAACCTTAGTTCATCAACATTCCAGTAAGACAAGAGTTACTTTAAGAACTGTAGGAATGGGGTACATGGACAGAGCCTTCAAAAACCAGTAGAATAAttaggtatgcctgggtggctcggcggttgagcttctgcttttggctcagggtgtgatcctgggatccaggatcgagccccacatcaggctccttgcagggagcctgcttcttcctctgcctgtgtctctgcctctctgtctcttatgaataaataaataaaatcttaaaaaaacaaaacaaaacaaaacaccccataTAATCATATTTACTGAAGTGAACGGCCACAGAAGTTGAGCGTCCAAGGAAGAATGGATGAATATTCGAAGTCAATAAATCAAATCACATGAGCTCTCTGCACTTTACTACTAGACTCAAACACAAAGAGCCACACAGAATGGTTGAAAAATGGCAAACCACAACCCTATCATCCTCTAT
The Vulpes vulpes isolate BD-2025 chromosome 2, VulVul3, whole genome shotgun sequence genome window above contains:
- the ARID1A gene encoding AT-rich interactive domain-containing protein 1A isoform X3, whose protein sequence is MDQMGKMRPQPYGGTNPYSQQQGPSSGPQQGHGYPGQPYGSQTPQRYPMAMQGRAQSAMGGLSYAQQIPPYGQQGPSGYGQQGQTPYYNQQSPHPQQQQPPYSQQPPSQNPHAQPSYQQQPQSQPPQLQASQPPYSQQPSQPPHQQSPTPYPSQQPTTQQHPQSQPPYSQPQAQSPYQQQQPQQPASSTLSQQAAYPQPQSQQSQQTAYSQQRFPPPQELSQDSFGSQASSAPSMTSSKGGQEDMNLSLQSRPSSLPDLSGSIDDLPMGTEGALSPGVSTSGISSSQGEQSNPAQSPFSPHTSPHLPGIRGPSPSPVGSPASVAQSRSGPLSPAAVPGNQMPPRPPSGQSDSIMHPSMNQSSIAQDRGYMQRNPQMPQYSSPQPGSALSPRQPSGGQMHTGMGSYQQNSMGSYGPQGSQYGPQGGYPRQPNYNALPNANYPSAGMAGSMNPMGAGGQMHGQPGIPPYGTLPPGRMSHASMGNRPYGPNMANMPPQVGSGMCPPPGGMNRKTQETAVAMHVAANSIQNRPPGYPNMNQGGMMGTGPPYGQGINSMAGMINPQGPPYPMGGTMANNSAGMAASPEMMGLGDVKLTPATKMNNKADGTPKTESKSKKSSSSTTTNEKITKLYELGGEPERKMWVDRYLAFTEEKAMGMTNLPAVGRKPLDLYRLYVSVKEIGGLTQVNKNKKWRELATNLNVGTSSSAASSLKKQYIQCLYAFECKIERGEDPPPDIFAASDSKKSQPKIQPPSPAGSGSMQGPQTPQSTSSSMAEGGDLKPPTPASTPHSQIPPLPGMSRSNSVGIQDAFPDGSDPTFQKRNSMTPNPGYQPSMNTSDMMGRMSYEPNKDPYGSMRKAPGSDPFMSSGQGPNGGMGDPYSRAAGPGLGNVAMGPRQHYPYGGPYDRVRTEPGIGPEGNMGTGAPQPNLMPSNPDSGMYSPSRYPPQQQQQQQRHDSYGNQFSTQGTPSGSPFPSQQTTMYQQQQQNYKRPMDGTYGPPAKRHEGEMYSVPYSTGQGQPQQQQLPPAQPQPASQQQAAQPSPQQDVYNQYGNAYPATAAAATERRPAGGPQNQFPFQFGRDRVSAPPGSNAQQNMPPQMMGGPIQASAEVAQQGTMWQGRNDMTYNYTNRQSTGSAPQGPAYHGVNRTDEMLHTDQRANHEGPWPSHGTRQPPYGPSAPVPPMTRPPPSNYQPPPSMQNHIPQVSSPAPLPRPMENRTSPSKSPFLHSGMKMQKAGPPVPASHIAPAPVQPPMIRRDITFPPGSVEATQPVLKQRRRLTMKDIGTPEAWRVMMSLKSGLLAESTWALDTINILLYDDNSIMTFNLSQLPGLLELLVEYFRRCLIEIFGILKEYEVGDPGQRTLLDPGRFSKACSPAPMEGEEEEDLLGPKLEEEEEEEVVENDEEMAFSGKDKAATESSEEKLISKFDKLPVKIVQKNDPFVVDCSDKLGRVQEFDSGLLHWRIGGGDTTEHIQTHFESKTELLPNRPHVPCPPVTRKHVTAPEGTPGTTEQEGPPPDGPPEKRITATMDDMLSTRSSTLTEEGAKSAEATKESSKFPFGISPAQSHRNIKILEDEPHSKDETPLCTLLDWQDSLAKRCVCVSNTIRSLSFVPGNDFEMSKHPGLLLILGKLILLHHKHPERKQAPLTYEKEEEQDQGVSCNKVEWWWDCLEMLRENTLVTLANISGQLDLSPYPESICLPVLDGLLHWAVCPSAEAQDPFSTLGPNAVLSPQRLVLETLSKLSIQDNNVDLILATPPFSRLEKLYSTMVRFLSDRKNPVCREMAVVLLANLAQGDSLAARAIAVQKGSIGNLLGFLEDSLAATQFQQSQASLLHMQNPPFEPTSVDMMRRAARALLALAKVDENHSEFTLYESRLLDISVSPLMNSLVSQVICDVLFLIGQS